In the Gossypium arboreum isolate Shixiya-1 chromosome 10, ASM2569848v2, whole genome shotgun sequence genome, one interval contains:
- the LOC108451917 gene encoding protein ALP1-like, translated as MGPIKGFKRRKKTADKKVVDHNVLPSSLGSQPQPLDWWDEFSNRISGPLSQSKGSQSFESVFRISRKTFNYICSLVKDDLMARQSSYTDIYGKPLSLNDQVAVALRRLSSGESLSIIGDTFGMNQSTVSQITWRFVESMEERGLHHLSWPSTEEEMEQIKSKFEKIRGLPNCCGAIDITHIVMTLPTMDPSNHVWFDREKNYSMVLQAVVDPEMRFRDVIVGWPGSLSDAVVLQSSGLFRLSEEGKRLNGKKLNISEGTEIREYIIGDAGFPLLPWLFTPYQGKSLSDLQIEFNKRHAATRMVAEMALARLKEMWRIIHGVMWMPDRNRLPRIILVCCLLHNILIDLEDEVLDDMSLSHQHDIDYHRQNCESFDQSASITRDKLSLYLTGKLPP; from the exons ATGGGACCCATTAAAGGGttcaagagaaggaaaaaaacaGCAGACAAGAAGGTGGTTGACCACAATGTCTTGCCTTCTTCTTTAGGGTCTCAACCTCAGCCTTTGGATTGGTGGGATGAGTTCTCCAACAGGATTTCAG GTCCTTTATCCCAATCAAAGGGTTCACAAAGTTTTGAATCGGTTTTCAGAATTTCGAGAAAGACATTCAACTACATCTGTTCGCTAGTGAAGGACGATCTGATGGCTAGGCAATCGAGCTACACTGATATATATGGCAAGCCTTTGTCTCTAAATGATCAAGTTGCCGTTGCTCTTAGAAGGCTTAGCTCTGGTGAGTCATTATCGATAATTGGTGATACTTTTGGGATGAATCAATCAACTGTTTCTCAGATAACCTGGCGGTTTGTGGAATCAATGGAGGAAAGAGGGCTGCATCATCTCAGTTGGCCTTCAACCGAAGAAGAGATGGAACAAATTAAGTCAAAGTTCGAGAAAATACGGGGCCTTCCTAATTGCTGCGGTGCGATCGACATCACACACATTGTCATGACTCTGCCTACAATGGACCCTTCGAATCATGTCTGGTTTGATCGGGAGAAGAACTACAGCATGGTCTTGCAGGCAGTTGTGGACCCTGAGATGAGATTCCGTGATGTGATTGTTGGGTGGCCAGGAAGTTTAAGTGATGCCGTTGTCCTACAGAGCTCAGGTTTATTCAGACTTTCCGAAGAAGGAAAGAGGCTAAACGGAAAGAAGCTAAACATTTCAGAAGGAACAGAAATAAGAGAATATATAATAGGGGATGCAGGTTTTCCCCTATTGCCGTGGCTTTTTACTCCTTATCAAGGGAAAAGCCTCTCAGATCTTCAAATTGAGTTCAATAAACGACATGCTGCAACCAGAATGGTAGCCGAGATGGCTCTGGCAAGGCTCAAGGAGATGTGGAGAATAATACATGGGGTGATGTGGATGCCCGATAGGAACAGATTGCCGAGAATCATTCTTGTTTGCTGCTTGTTGCACAACATTCTTATCGATCTTGAGGACGAAGTGCTGGATGATATGTCATTGTCCCATCAGCATGACATTGATTATCATCGACAAAATTGTGAATCATTCGACCAATCTGCCTCGATCACGAGAGACAAACTTTCTCTCTACTTAACAGGAAAATTGCCACCTTGA